The Rhodocytophaga rosea genome has a segment encoding these proteins:
- the lepB gene encoding signal peptidase I translates to MNVLSTKKEAPSKPVRKPKSKTREWVDAIVFAVVAATLIRWLILEAFTIPTPSMEKSLLVGDFLFVSKIHYGARTPKTPLQVPLTHQKIWGTDIPSYLDWIQLPQYRLPGISSVKNNDVVVFNYPPREPGQTKDYPTDLKTNYIKRCIGIPGDKVEVRDLQVYVNDKPAENPPKMQYRYYMVTENTVNERTFRKFDISEYQSVQGGYIVLTTPETAQSLKSQSFVKELILTKRNPNEGDARVFPNSSKFDWNEDFFGPLTVPKEGMTIKMDANNVILYEEIISKYEGNDKVSIRDEKLYINDKVADTYTFKQDYYFMMGDNRHNSLDSRFWGFVPADHIVGKAFIIWLSVDQEGSMLEKIRWNRLFKLIH, encoded by the coding sequence ATGAATGTTTTATCCACTAAAAAAGAGGCACCTTCCAAACCAGTAAGAAAGCCAAAATCAAAAACCCGCGAGTGGGTAGATGCGATTGTGTTTGCAGTGGTAGCAGCAACCCTGATCCGATGGCTGATTCTGGAAGCATTTACCATACCTACACCTTCTATGGAAAAATCGCTTCTGGTGGGCGACTTTCTGTTTGTGAGCAAAATACATTATGGAGCCCGTACCCCAAAAACTCCTTTGCAGGTTCCGCTAACACATCAGAAAATATGGGGGACTGATATACCTTCCTATTTAGACTGGATACAACTTCCTCAATACCGGCTGCCTGGCATCAGTAGTGTAAAAAACAATGATGTAGTGGTATTCAACTATCCGCCCCGCGAACCCGGCCAGACCAAAGATTATCCAACTGATTTAAAAACCAACTATATCAAACGTTGTATAGGTATACCGGGAGATAAAGTGGAAGTACGGGATCTGCAGGTGTATGTGAATGACAAACCGGCAGAAAATCCTCCTAAAATGCAGTACCGCTATTATATGGTTACTGAAAACACGGTAAATGAACGTACTTTCCGCAAATTTGATATCAGTGAATACCAGAGTGTACAGGGAGGATATATTGTATTAACTACACCTGAAACTGCTCAAAGTCTCAAATCTCAAAGTTTTGTAAAAGAATTAATTCTTACCAAGCGTAATCCTAATGAGGGAGATGCCAGAGTATTTCCGAATTCTTCCAAATTCGATTGGAATGAAGACTTTTTTGGTCCTTTAACGGTTCCCAAAGAAGGAATGACCATTAAGATGGATGCCAATAATGTAATTCTCTATGAAGAGATCATCAGTAAATATGAAGGCAACGATAAAGTAAGCATCAGAGACGAAAAGCTTTACATTAATGATAAAGTGGCAGATACCTATACGTTTAAGCAGGATTATTATTTTATGATGGGCGATAACCGGCATAACTCGCTAGATTCCCGTTTCTGGGGTTTTGTGCCTGCTGATCACATTGTCGGCAAAGCATTTATAATCTGGTTATCAGTAGACCAAGAAGGAAGCATGCTGGAAAAAATCCGCTGGAACCGCTTATTTAAACTCATTCATTAA
- a CDS encoding PepSY-associated TM helix domain-containing protein, with the protein MKVFFRNIHLYLSLGAGLVIMVVCATGAILVFEKEMQMWLYPERYRVESGSQAVSIEQMIAGLKKKVPDAEVNSIKIFTDPSRTVEVSYREEKSEGEHQIAKDAPAGNKAEKKGEVPDVKKGPEKGKEGGGQAFINPYTAQVAALQSQRSPFFFSVFSLHRWLLAGDTGKLIVGISTSVFLFILITGIILWWPQNKKILQQRLALKWNAGWKRLNHDLHIVIGFYSAIFLFAFAFTGLAWSFKWFNDGIYWVTGTENVRPEPPKSTIQEGTTPISWDAAYAQVKAQMPEAEFYTINFPKETDGSVAVTIMPADAIHERATNQLFFDQYSGQLISQLLYGERNLGQRVRATFYPVHVGSIGGLPGRIIAFLVCIAGATFPITGVVLWLNRLQKNRKKSKKKPNPTQPQAATQRIA; encoded by the coding sequence ATCTGAGCCTTGGGGCTGGTTTAGTCATTATGGTCGTATGTGCCACTGGCGCCATCCTGGTATTTGAAAAAGAAATGCAAATGTGGCTATATCCGGAAAGATACCGGGTGGAATCTGGTTCCCAGGCAGTTTCCATCGAGCAGATGATTGCCGGTTTGAAAAAAAAAGTACCAGATGCCGAGGTAAATTCAATTAAAATCTTTACTGATCCATCGCGTACTGTCGAAGTAAGTTACCGGGAAGAGAAAAGTGAAGGAGAACATCAAATTGCTAAAGATGCGCCTGCCGGAAACAAAGCCGAAAAAAAGGGAGAGGTTCCTGATGTGAAAAAAGGGCCTGAAAAAGGGAAAGAAGGTGGCGGCCAGGCATTTATTAATCCGTATACGGCACAAGTAGCAGCCTTGCAAAGTCAGCGCAGCCCTTTCTTTTTCTCAGTATTTTCACTACACCGCTGGCTTCTGGCGGGCGATACGGGTAAGCTAATTGTTGGCATCAGCACTTCTGTTTTCTTATTTATATTAATTACCGGTATTATTCTCTGGTGGCCGCAAAACAAAAAGATTTTACAACAACGTCTGGCGCTGAAATGGAACGCTGGCTGGAAAAGACTTAACCATGACCTGCATATAGTGATCGGATTCTATAGCGCTATTTTCTTATTTGCTTTTGCCTTTACCGGATTAGCCTGGTCTTTCAAGTGGTTTAATGATGGTATTTATTGGGTAACTGGTACTGAAAATGTTCGTCCGGAACCGCCTAAATCTACTATCCAGGAAGGAACGACTCCTATTTCCTGGGATGCTGCCTATGCACAAGTAAAAGCACAAATGCCGGAAGCAGAATTTTATACAATCAACTTTCCAAAAGAGACAGATGGTTCTGTGGCTGTAACCATTATGCCGGCAGATGCCATCCATGAACGGGCTACTAACCAATTGTTTTTTGATCAATATTCCGGTCAACTCATTAGCCAGTTATTATATGGAGAACGTAACCTGGGCCAACGGGTACGAGCAACTTTTTATCCGGTGCATGTAGGCTCTATTGGAGGATTACCAGGAAGGATCATTGCTTTTTTAGTTTGTATTGCCGGCGCTACGTTTCCTATAACTGGTGTAGTTCTATGGCTGAACCGCTTGCAAAAGAACAGGAAAAAAAGTAAGAAAAAACCTAACCCTACCCAGCCACAGGCGGCTACACAACGTATTGCATAA
- a CDS encoding DUF5683 domain-containing protein — protein MLMKFWIVVCITSFFLTFSTSAVVAQTDTTTIIQESKSAAKTIAIRKRYNPRKATLFSAALPGLGQIYTKQYWKLPILYAGVGVLGYFIIDNHRNYIIWRDRYITQRTASESKLELPIVYPTTGTAIPLDRLKQAKDYYRRNRDFTVILSGLTYVLNIVDANVTAHLKDFDLSDDLSLSVQPAVDQVAGLPVTGVSLTLHLK, from the coding sequence ATGCTGATGAAATTCTGGATAGTCGTGTGTATAACCAGCTTCTTTTTAACTTTTTCAACTTCTGCCGTAGTTGCCCAAACGGATACCACTACTATTATACAAGAAAGTAAGTCGGCTGCCAAAACTATTGCCATCCGGAAAAGATATAATCCACGGAAAGCCACCCTTTTTTCGGCAGCATTACCCGGATTAGGCCAGATCTATACCAAACAATATTGGAAACTGCCTATTTTGTATGCTGGGGTAGGAGTTCTGGGGTATTTCATTATAGATAATCACAGGAACTATATCATCTGGCGTGACCGCTACATTACCCAGCGGACTGCTTCGGAAAGTAAACTGGAATTGCCTATTGTGTATCCAACAACTGGTACGGCTATTCCATTAGACCGGCTGAAACAGGCCAAAGATTATTATCGCCGTAACCGGGATTTTACGGTTATCCTTTCAGGACTCACCTATGTGCTTAATATTGTAGATGCCAATGTTACGGCACATTTAAAAGATTTTGATCTGTCGGATGACCTGAGCCTGTCAGTACAGCCTGCCGTAGACCAGGTGGCCGGATTGCCGGTAACTGGTGTTTCACTCACTTTACACCTAAAATAA
- the dapB gene encoding 4-hydroxy-tetrahydrodipicolinate reductase, producing MNIILLGYGKMGKVLERVAISRGHTISHKIDLNNLHELAGIDPATVDAAIEFSSPESAVSNLTYCFEHHIPVVCGTTGWLHRKQEMERLCMQKSGAFFYASNYSLGVNIFFHLNRVLSNLMNRYTDYEVSMEEIHHTEKKDAPSGTALSLAKDIIDSMDRKQGWVNEHATEPSLLSIISLREAGVPGTHTIRYESKEDTIEIKHTAHSREGFALGAVVAAEWIQGKQGVFNMQDMMKF from the coding sequence ATGAACATTATTTTGTTAGGATATGGAAAAATGGGAAAGGTGCTTGAACGGGTTGCCATTAGCCGGGGACATACCATTTCTCATAAAATAGACTTGAATAACCTGCATGAACTAGCCGGGATAGATCCGGCTACAGTAGATGCTGCCATTGAATTCAGCTCTCCGGAATCGGCCGTAAGTAATCTGACGTATTGTTTTGAACACCATATTCCAGTTGTATGTGGTACCACTGGCTGGCTGCACCGCAAACAGGAAATGGAGAGATTATGTATGCAGAAATCGGGTGCCTTTTTTTATGCTTCCAATTATAGTTTAGGGGTTAATATATTTTTTCATCTCAACCGTGTGCTGTCAAACTTAATGAACCGTTATACAGATTATGAAGTATCTATGGAAGAGATACACCATACGGAAAAAAAAGACGCCCCCAGTGGTACAGCTTTGAGCCTGGCAAAAGATATTATTGATTCAATGGACCGCAAACAAGGCTGGGTAAACGAACATGCAACAGAACCATCTTTATTATCTATTATTTCTTTAAGAGAGGCTGGCGTACCAGGAACACATACTATCCGTTATGAGTCTAAAGAAGATACGATTGAGATTAAACATACAGCGCATAGCCGGGAAGGCTTTGCCCTGGGAGCAGTAGTGGCTGCAGAATGGATTCAGGGGAAGCAGGGTGTTTTCAATATGCAGGACATGATGAAGTTTTAA